One window of Centropristis striata isolate RG_2023a ecotype Rhode Island chromosome 21, C.striata_1.0, whole genome shotgun sequence genomic DNA carries:
- the zgc:174164 gene encoding disintegrin and metalloproteinase domain-containing protein 9, with amino-acid sequence MVRKHTLFAVLLLCYVSGIGSKEIIDGFTSKLSKYSIVNPQLVHRWTRSINKPPQSQEKYVEETVSYAITINNRKHLLHLKKNRDFLHPNFVQYSYDATGNHESSYPEQHVHCYYHGEVEGHEDSVVVLSTCSGLRGVILLGNETLGLEPVPQSATNEHLLYQLKDVQSGPSTCGVVSEAASTQSHEPFEAGQSLTSLLRRKRNLPQTSYVELALVVDNLRYNFKEQNETAVREEMVEMANLLDGYYKQLNIRVVLVALTVFKDSNPFDVEGSAGQVLGRFVKWRKSTLLPKIRHDVGQLIVGRPKSYDGGVLGMAFVGTVCSVASSGGINVFSKNNLVYVSTVVAHEMGHNLGMNHDNGRCTCNGKSCIMAASVSGSTDFSRCSGEDFEKLVLRGGGMCLKNPPDPSDVVGVAECGNGRLDKGEQCDCGKPEECNNKCCDSATCKFTRGATCAQGDCCDNCQLKVSGTPCRNSANTCDLSEYCDGKTAFCPEDFYIMDGLPCQDRQEAAYCYEGRCQSYDFQCKHLFAPDPATKAADLCFRNANTRGDKFGNCGVDSKQNALKCSVANSMCGKLQCANVDSNNPPPGAQVSVEDVQGSKCINAHFNLGSDVLDPAYVNPGSPCDKGKTCLEFQCVNASALLPLLLDCDAQTTCNSRGVCNDQGHCHCKDGWAPPNCDKSGRGGSVDSGPAQIDYSLRNGLLIFFLLVVPLLVLVILVLLFFFRRDSLDLCLKRRRHKSDNARNGNTNGQSNSSVPTTSSTQPPAQATSDVSGYPAATSIPISGFRYGELDYWNAEAGTAHAQPEAPQQGPGVPKPIPPKQT; translated from the exons ATGGTCAGGAAACACACTTTATTCGCTGTTTTATTGCTGTGTTACGTTTCTGGGATTGGCAGCAAAG AAATTATAGATGGGTTTACATCAAAACTCTCCAAGTACTCCATTGTAAATCCTCAGTTAGTCCACAGATGGACAAGGAGCATCAACAAACCACCACAGTCACAAGAG AAATATGTGGAGGAGACAGTATCATATGCGATCAccataaacaacagaaaacacctCCTTCATCTAAAAAAGAACAG AGACTTTTTACACCCAAACTTTGTACAGTATTCATATGATGCCACTGGTAACCATGAGTCATCATATCCAGAACAGCAC GTGCATTGTTATTACCATGGAGAGGTGGAGGGACATGAGGATTCAGTGGTAGTGCTCAGCACATGCTCTGGCCTCAG GGGTGTGATCCTTCTTGGAAATGAGACCCTTGGCCTTGAGCCTGTGCCACAGTCTGCCACCAACGAACATCTTCTGTACCAGCTGAAGGACGTCCAGTCTGGGCCCAGCACTTGTGGGGTGGTCAGTGAGGCTGCATCAACCCAAAGCCATGAACCCTTTGAGGCTGGCCAATCACTGACTTCACTGCTGCGG AGGAAGCGCAATTTACCTCAAACCAGTTATGTGGAGCTGGCGCTTGTTGTCGATAACCTCCGG tacaattttaaggAACAAAATGAGACAGCGGTACGAGAAGAAATGGTGGAAATGGCTAATCTACTGGACGGG TATTACAAGCAGCTGAATATCCGTGTGGTGCTGGTGGCCCTGACGGTTTTTAAGGATAGTAATCCCTTTGATGTGGAAGGCTCAGCAGGACAGGTGCTAGGGCGGTTTGTCAAGTGGCGGAAGAGTACTCTGTTGCCAAAGATCAGGCATGACGTCGGCCAACTCATTGT CGGTCGGCCCAAATCGTACGATGGAGGTGTATTGGGTATGGCCTTTGTGGGCACAGTCTGCTCTGTAGCATCCTCTGGAGGAATCAACGTG TTTAGTAAAAACAACCTAGTTTATGTCTCCACTGTGGTGGCCCATGAGATGGGCCATAACCTGGGCATGAATCACGACAATGGGCGCTGCACCTGCAATGGAAAAAGCTGCATCATGGCAGCCTCTGTAAG TGGTTCCACCGATTTTAGCCGCTGCAGTGGAGAAGACTTTGAGAAGCTGGTTCTTCGTGGGGGAGGCATGTGTCTGAAAAACCCGCCAGACCCATCAGACGTGGTTGGTGTTGCTGAGTGTGGCAATGGCCGGCTGGACAAAGGAGAGCAGTGTGACTGTGGCAAACCAGAG gaATGCAACAATAAATGCTGTGATTCTGCAACTTGCAAATTTACACGTGGGGCCACCTGTGCTCAGGGGGACTGCTGCGACAACTGTCAG ctCAAAGTTTCTGGAACACCATGCAGGAACTCTGCAAACACCTGTGATCTTTCTGAATACTGTGATGGTAAGACTGCATTCTGTCCCGAGGACTTCTATATTATGGACGGCCTGCCCTGCCAAGACCGTCAAGAGGCTGCGTACTGCTATGAGGGACGATGCCAGTCATATGATTTTCAGTGCAAACATCTCTTTGCACCAG ATCCAGCAACAAAGGCAGCAGATCTTTGTTTCAGGAATGCAAATACTAGGGGAGacaaatttggaaactgcggaGTCGACAGTAAACAAAACGCCCTCAAATGTTCTGTAGC AAATTCCATGTGTGGAAAGTTGCAATGTGCCAACGTGGACAGCAACAACCCTCCTCCTGGTGCCCAAGTCAGTGTCGAGGATGTTCAAGGGTCAAAGTGCATAAATGCACATTTCAACCTTGGTTCGGATGTGCTAGATCCCGCCTACGTCAACCCTGGCAGCCCTTGTGACAAAGGAAAA ACCTGCCTGGAATTCCAGTGTGTGAATGCCTCTGCTCTGTTGCCTCTGCTCTTGGACTgtgatgcccaaaccacctgcAACAGCAGAGGG GTATGTAATGACCAAGGACACTGCCACTGTAAAGACGGATGGGCACCACCTAACTGTGACAAGTCTGGGCGAGGTGGCAGCGTAGACAGTGGTCCTGCTCAGATAG attACTCCCTCAGAAACGGCCTTTTGATCTTCTTCCTGTTGGTGGTTCCTCTTCTGGTCCTTGTCATTCTGgtgctgctcttcttcttcaggAGAGACTCTCTGGACCTGTGTCTAAAAAGACGCCgccacaa GTCAGACAATGCTCGCAATGGAAATACAAATGGGCAGTCAAACAGCAGTGTTCCAACAACTTCCTCAACCCAGCCTCCAGCGCAGGCAACTTCTGATGTG TCTGGATATCCAGCAGCCACCTCAATTCCAATTTCTGG TTTCAGGTATGGAGAACTGGATTACTGGAATGCTGAAGCAGGCACTGCCCATGCACAACCAGAAGCCCCTCAACAAGGCCCCGGAGTGCCCAAACCAATCCCACCCAAGCAGACATAG
- the LOC131960108 gene encoding L-seryl-tRNA(Sec) kinase-like produces MAAEEAGGVGQASACLCVLCGLPAAGKSTLAREVFRTAAQHGWRAGVVVYDDLIPEHAFQTRVVEEGADLQKMQTEWKSHRQAVLRSIEQFLEKPKVLAELPSSCQINKAAWERCIRALLQPEVLDHSQADQAPLLFLLDDNFYYPSMRYEVYQLARKCSLGFCQVYLQCDLESCMSRNQSRSEPIPTEVMLEMVKRLESPNPQKNSWETNSIMLNATDDFTKCDIQRVMELISSAVSNPLSPAEDNTEQKEADRVKCATSVVHQTDQACRRHISEAMKTARDNQVPPVQMRALAAQLNESKATFLHNLRRQLLQETSFIQEDIDVERVVKRAVDIFDCEKKEILSRITNENK; encoded by the exons ATGGCAGCAGAAGAAGCCGGAGGTGTCGGCCAGGCTTCGGCCTGTCTGTGTGTCCTCTGCGGGCTGCCTGCTGCTGGGAAGTCCACGCTGGCCCGTGAGGTCTTCCGTACCGCTGCACAGCACGGATGGAGAGCCGGTGTTGTGGTGTATGATGACCTGATCCCCGAGCATGCTTTTCAGACCAGAGTGGTGGAAGAAGGGGCCGATCTTCAAAAAATG CAAACTGAATGGAAGTCACACAGACAAGCAGTTTTGCGAAGCATTGAGCAGTTCTTGGAGAAACCTAAAGTTTTGGCGGAGCTTCCGAGCAGCTGTCAGATCAACAAGGCTGCATGGGAACGATGCATTCGAGCGCTACTGCAGCCTGAAGTTTTGGACCACTCACAGGCTGATCAGGCGCCTCTTCTCTTTCTACTGGATGACAACTTTTACTATCCAAGCATGAGATATGAGGTGTATCAACTTGCAAGAAAAT GTTCTCTGGGTTTCTGCCAGGTGTATCTGCAGTGTGATTTGGAGTCCTGCATGAGCAGAAACCAGAGCAGGTCTGAACCCATTCCCACTGAGGTGATGTTGGAGATGGTGAAGCGTTTGGAGTCTCCAAATCCACAGAAGAACTCGTGGGAGACAAACAGCATTATGCTCAACGCCACAGATGATTTCACCAAATGTGACAT CCAGAGGGTGATGGAGTTGATCTCATCTGCAGTGAGCAACCCGCTCAGCCCAGCTGAGGACAACACTGAACAAAAG GAGGCAGACCGCGTAAAATGTGCGACAAGTGTGGTTCACCAGACCGACCAGGCCTGTCGGCGCCATATATCTGAAGCCATGAAGACTGCCAGAG ACAATCAAGTACCCCCTGTGCAGATGAGGGCTTTGGCCGCCCAGTTGAATGAGTCCAAAGCAACATTTCTTCACAATCTGCGGAGACAGTTGCTCCAGGAAACATCTTTCATCCAAGAGGACATTGATGTGGAACGTGTGGTGAAAAGAGCAGTGGACATTTTTGATTGTGAGAAAAAGGAAATCCTGTCAAGAATCacgaatgaaaataaatga
- the LOC131960107 gene encoding zinc finger protein Pegasus-like, translating to MEEIKTEPVDFVKEFQEYLTQQTQHVNMISGSVCGEKESGEPFQAVAPRSEQNGLDPPSVEVSLPMEDGQEVQMDGLERTCDGKYKCSYCSYANKGMARLIEHIRIHTGEKPHRCQLCPFASAYERHLEAHMRSHTGEKPYKCDLCTFRCSDRSNLSHHRRRRHKLLPTRVVRSPFANKRMLSSLQKRTGSLGFSRRLLINFNPPSMVMPKSDYLSDLSHKLHHHLNSSEYKNLPKLDDNDSRNRGANGLTFNNPLDQLSTLAGQLADLHPESQTPGSPDTESLKDEKPILIQQVSSEHMALCSNGVQTSPPKDESPTSGHSSCSPVPGLGFENSVNTLTASVSNSQPSTPAPVLTTSDQQQFHKCQHCDIHFLDNIIYTIHMGCHGYEHPFQCNVCGYICTDKYDFSCHFARGQHKK from the exons ATGGAAGAGATAAAGACAGAGCCCGTGGATTTTGTGAAGGAATTCCAAGAATACCTGACACAGCAAACCCAGCATGTCAACATGATCTCAGGCTCTGTTTGTGGAGAGAAAGAGTCAGGGGAGCCGTTTCAAGCCG TTGCCCCCAGGAGTGAGCAGAATGGTCTGGACCCTCCGTCTGTGGAGGTGAGCCTGCCAATGGAGGATGGGCAAGAAGTTCAGATGGACGGCCTGGAGAGGACCTGCGATGGAAAGTACAAGTGCAGCTACTGCAGCTATGCCAACAAGGGCATGGCTCGGCTAATAGAGCACATCCGCATCCACACAG GGGAAAAGCCTCATCGCTGTCAATTGTGCCCGTTTGCTTCAGCCTACGAGCGCCACTTGGAAGCCCACATGCGCTcgcacacaggagagaaaccgtacaagTGTGACCTCTGCACCTTCCGATGCAGCGACCGCAGCAACCTGTCGCACCACCGTCGCCGTCGCCACAAGCTCCTGCCCACGAGGGTCGTCCGCTCTCCTTTCGCCAACAAGAGAATGTTGAGCTCCCTGCAGAAGAGGACAGGCTCGCTGGGCTTCAGCAGGCGACTCCTCATCAACTTCAACCCTCCCTCCATGGTGATGCCAAAGTCAGATTATCTCAGTGACCTGTCTCACAAACTCCACCACCATTTGAATAGCAGCGAGTATAAGAACCTTCCCAAATTGGATGATAACGACAGCCGCAACAGAGGTGCTAATGGGTTGACTTTTAATAACCCACTGGACCAGCTGTCTACTCTTGCTGGCCAGTTAGCCGACCTACATCCTGAGTCTCAGACTCCGGGATCGCCAGACACGGAGTCCTTAAAAGACGAGAAGCCCATCCTCATACAGCAGGTCTCTAGTGAACACATGGCACTGTGTTCAAATGGAGTGCAGACTTCACCACCTAAAGATGAATCTCCCACCTCAGGCCACAGCAGCTGCAGTCCTGTTCCCGGCCTCGGCTTTGAGAACAGCGTTAATACTCTCACAGCGAGTGTTAGCAACAGCCAGCCGAGCACACCTGCACCTGTCCTGACCACATCAGACCAACAGCAGTTCCATAAATGCCAGCACTGTGATATTCACTTTCTGGACAACATCATCTACACAATTCACATGGGCTGCCATGGCTACGAACATCCTTTCCAGTGCAACGTCTGTGGTTACATTTGCACGGACAAATACGACTTTTCATGCCATTTTGCTCGTGGACAACATAAAAAGTGA
- the acadsb gene encoding short/branched chain specific acyl-CoA dehydrogenase, mitochondrial, with product MAAALARVCSRACKQIARPSCGAYQTSWRCRSAHAATDMTSDQAAGVFSFPPLQTYSEEESMMREAVKKYAQERIAPFVSKMDEDSVMDEEVLKSLFEQGLMGIEIDPEYNGTGSTFFTSILVIEELAKVDPSVAVLCDIQNTLINTLFANLGTAAQKEQYLSRLSTDMIGSFCLSEAESGSDAFALKTRAEKHKDYYIINGSKMWISNAEHAGVFLVMANVDPSAGYKGITCFIVDRDTEGLEICKKENKLGLRASSTCPLNFDNVKVPEKNILGQIGHGYKYAIGMLNEGRIGIAAQMLGLAQGCFDNTIPYTRQRVQFGKRIFDFQGMQHQIAHVATQIEAARLLTYNAARLKEAGRPFIKEACMAKYFSAEVATLTTSKCIEWMGGVGFTKDYPIEKYYRDCKIGTIYEGTTNVQLSTMAKFIDKEYDH from the exons ATGGCTGCAGCGTTGGCGAGGGTTTGCTCAAGG GCATGCAAACAGATTGCTCGGCCATCATGTGGAGCCTATCAGACAAGTTGGAGATGCCGCTCAGCCCATGCTGCCACAGACATGACCTCAGACCAGGCGGCTGGGGTGTTCTCTTTTCCTCCCCTACAAACGTATTCAGAGGAGGAGAGCATGATGAGGGAAGCAG TTAAAAAATATGCACAAGAGCGAATTGCTCCATTTGTGTCAAAAATGGATGAAGATTCTGTCATGGATGAGGAAGTGCTCAAATCTCTCTTTGAGCAGGGT CTCATGGGCATTGAGATTGACCCAGAATACAACGGTACTGGGTCCACATTCTTCACCTCCATCCTGGTCATTGAGGAGCTGGCGAAGGTGGACCCCTCTGTGGCTGTGCTCTGTGACATTCAGAACACACTGATCAACACACTGTTTGCCAATTTGGGGACAGCAGCTCAGAAGGAGCAGTACCTCAGCCGACTGTCAACTGACATG ATCGGAAGCTTCTGCCTCTCTGAAGCAGAGTCGGGGAGCGATGCCTTTGCCCTGAAAACACGTGCTGAAAAACACAAGGACTATTACATCATCAATGGATCCAAGATGTGGATCAGCAATGCAGAGCATGCAGGTGTTTTCCTGGTGATGGCTAATGTAGATCCTTCTGCT GGGTACAAAGGCATCACCTGCTTTATCGTGGACCGGGACACAGAGGGGCTTGAGATTTGCAAGAAGGAGAACAAGCTTGGCCTGCGTGCATCCTCGACCTGCCCGCTCAACTTTGACAATGTGAAG GTACCAGAGAAGAACATTTTGGGACAGATTGGTCACGGCTACAAGTACGCTATCGGAATGTTGAACGAGGGCAGGATTGGAATCGCTGCTCAG atgCTCGGGCTGGCACAGGGTTGCTTCGACAACACTATTCCTTACACCAGACAGAGAGTGCAGTTTGGGAAACGCATCTTTGACTTCCAG ggcATGCAGCACCAAATCGCCCACGTAGCAACACAGATTGAAGCGGCTCGGCTGCTGACGTACAACGCTGCTCGTCTGAAGGAAGCTGGGAGACCTTTCATTAAAGAGGCCTGCATGGCTAAATACTTCAGTGCTGAG GTTGCAACCTTAACCACATCTAAATGCATCGAATGGATGGGAGGGGTAGGCTTCACCAAAGACTATCCCATAGAGAAGTACTACAGAGACTGTAAAATTG GTACCATTTATGAGGGCACAACAAATGTCCAGCTATCCACTATGGCCAAGTTCATAGATAAGGAGTATGATCACTGA
- the hmx3b gene encoding homeobox protein HMX3-B, translating into MADSDAQETRQPAKDSPFSIKNLLNIEDKPTKPKSFLGSSKGVFEGSFFSRLGDLSFPRFELPTQRIGLSAQYLERASTWWYPYTLGTHLRTGGSEKASLREASPAPDRRSPDLQKSDQDAKDESADDDIALDESDSEEQKKEIDQEDDWRRKTDELDSDRKPCRKKKTRTVFSRSQVFQLESTFDIKRYLSSSERAGLAASLHLTETQVKIWFQNRRNKWKRQLAAELEAANLSHAAAQRIVRVPILYHENGAPEPNGGPAANSPSSQSLLAFQHHMYYSHPVPLLRPV; encoded by the exons ATGGCAGACTCTGACGCGCAGGAGACTCGCCAACCTGCAAAAGACTCGCCTTTCTCCATCAAGAACCTGCTCAACATTGAAGACAAACCCACAAAGCCGAAAAGCTTCCTCGGCTCTTCCAAAGGAGTGTTTGAAGGCAGTTTCTTCTCTCGGCTGGGTGACCTGTCTTTCCCTCGGTTTGAGCTGCCCACACAGAGAATTGGACTATCAGCGCAGTATTTGGAGAGAGCGTCCACCTGGTGGTACCCATACACACTCGGGACACATCTGAGGACTGGAG gGTCTGAGAAGGCCAGTCTGAGGGAAGCATCACCGGCACCGGACAGGCGCTCCCCGGATCTCCAAAAAAGTGACCAAGATGCCAAAGATGAGAGCGCAGACGACGATATCGCGCTGGATGAAAGTGACTCGGAGgagcaaaagaaagaaatagacCAGGAGGACGACTGGAGGAGGAAAACAGACGAGCTGGACTCCGACAGGAAGCCCTGTCGGAAGAAGAAGACGCGCACGGTGTTTTCCAGGAGTCAGGTCTTCCAGCTGGAGTCCACCTTCGACATAAAGCGCTACCTGAGCAGCTCGGAGAGGGCAGGCCTGGCCGCGTCCCTGCACCTGACAGAGACGCAGGTGAAAATCTGGTTTCAGAACCGGAGGAATAAGTGGAAAAGGCAACTGGCTGCGGAGCTGGAGGCGGCCAACCTGAGCCACGCGGCGGCGCAGAGGATTGTGCGGGTTCCCATACTTTACCATGAGAACGGAGCCCCAGAACCGAACGGGGGCCCCGCTGCAAACTCACCGAGCAGCCAGTCTCTCCTGGCGTTTCAACACCACATGTACTATTCCCACCCAGTCCCACTGCTGAGGCCTGTTTAA